In the Candidatus Aegiribacteria sp. genome, TATATCAGAATGGCGCTCCTTGATGACGAAATTGTATCAGGTACAGATTGCGGGGAAACAACCCGCCTGGACAGCGGTGATCTTGATGAAATTCTTGAATTCTACAGAATGAGCTACCCCGGTCACTGGTTTGACCCCAGAATGCTAAAAACGGGACAGTACTTCGGTATAAGAAGAGATAAGATACTTGTCAGTGCCGGTGGTATACATGTTTTTTCTCCTGAGTATGGAGTGGGTACCCTTGGCAACATAGCGACCCTTCCAGATTTCAGGGGAAGAGGTTTTGGTAAAACCGTCACCGCCAGAGTTTGCCAGTCCCTTCTGAAGGATGTTGAACATATCGGTCTGAACGTTAGATCGGATAACATCGCTGCTGTTTCCTGCTACGAGAAACTCGGATTCCGTGAAGTCGCATTGTACGGTGAATTCATGATTACAAAAAAAGGCGCTGACGAAGATGAATAATCGCATAATACCGATTGTTCTGGGGATAACACGGTGTTATCTGATCCGTGGTGATAACCTGATATTGATTGACGGTGGAATGCCGAACAAAGCCGGAGCTTTCAGAAAAACGCTCAGTAAGCTCTCCATTGATCCCCGGGAGATAAAATTGATAGTGATCACTCACGGACATTGGGATCATATTGGATCTGTCAGGGACATTAAAGATTTGACCG is a window encoding:
- a CDS encoding GNAT family N-acetyltransferase, whose protein sequence is MQDNFVYLHDREEIEKFLRKDIFLNIYGIGDLDDFFWPYTCWFGHISGGEIDAVVLLYTGMELPTLIALSEDTDTMRKLLESVAHVLPETFYGHFSPGLESVFELTHSTTSHGKYIRMALLDDEIVSGTDCGETTRLDSGDLDEILEFYRMSYPGHWFDPRMLKTGQYFGIRRDKILVSAGGIHVFSPEYGVGTLGNIATLPDFRGRGFGKTVTARVCQSLLKDVEHIGLNVRSDNIAAVSCYEKLGFREVALYGEFMITKKGADEDE